A stretch of DNA from Paenibacillus albus:
CACGAACGGTGCGGATGCGAGAGAAGTGGAGATGACAAGTGTTTGACCAGGCTGTACGTTAACGCCAACCTGTACGGCGAGAGCGGCATAGCGCTCGAGTTTTTCTTCGAAAGTTGCCAAAATATTTCACTCCTATAGGACAGAATAGATTTATTTTAACATACAACCCGTGCAATTCCCTAAAGTGGGAACTAAGGTGTATAATTGATGCTCAACGAACAGCAAAGAAGAGGTGACACACGTTGGCAGCGCTTCAACCGTTTACCGAGCGAGTCATTGCCGTTATCCGCAGCATCCCGGCCGGGAGCGTTATGACGTATGGCCAAATTGCCGAACAAGCCGGCAGTCCTAGAGCCGCAAGGCAGGTCGTTCGCATTCTTCACTCGCTCAGCGAGAAGCATAATCTGCCTTGGCACCGCGTCATTAACGCCAAAGGCGAGATCGCGATCGCGAACGACGAAGGCCGATTTATGCAGCGTTATTTGCTGGAGGAGGAGGGCGTGTACGTTAATCCTGCAGGCTTCGTTGATTTAGAGCAGTACCGGTATGAGCCGGCACCGAATTACTAAGGATGTAAGAAAGAAGGATTTATTTTGCCTAGACTCATCTATGCCGCGCTTCTGGGACTCAGTCTCATTTGGGGCGGTTCGTTTTATTTTATCAAAATATTGCTGCATGACTTCGGCCCATGGTCCATCGCTTTTCTTCGCTCGGGCTTCGGTCTTCTTGTTGTAGTGGTCATTATGACGGTGTTTAAGAAGCCTTTCGGATTTCGGACAATCCCGTGGCTGGCGATGTTCATCATGGCGCTCATTAATACCGCCGTGCCGTGGACGTTAATCGGCTTCAGCGAGCAGCGGCTGACGAGCAGCCTCGCTTCCATCCTGAATGCAACGACGCCGGTATGGACAATTGTGGTCGGCATTGCCTTCTTCGGCAACAAGTCGAGTCGGATGCAGTGGATCGGACTTGCGACAGCTACGATTGGCGTGATCATCCTGCTGGGCATTCGCCCCGGTACGCTCCTCTCTTTTGACGGAATCGGACTGATTGGCATGCTGTGCGCGACGTTGGCCTATGCGATCGGCTCGCATTTGTCCAAACGATTGTCGCTTCGCGGATTGACCATGTACCAGATTACATACGGCACGCTGCTGAGCAGTACGGCGGTAAGCGGGATTTTCGCATTTTCTACCGAATCTATTACTTGGGCGCATCTGACTTCGGCGGATAATGTCCCGATGTTCCTTAGTCTCGGCATGCTCGGCTCGGGCTTCGCCTACATCCTGTTCTATTATATGGTGGAGAAAGGAAGCGCCGAATTTGCGTCGATGGTGACGTACTTGGTGCCATGCACGGCATTAATCTGGGGCTCCACGCTGCTTGGCGAGTCGATCAAATGGAATATGCTCGTTGGGCTCGTCATTATACTTGGTGGCGTGTTTATCGCAAGCCGCAAACCGAGAACAGGCGATGTGATTAAGTCAAGGGAAGCACGGTCAAGCTAGTAAGAAGCAGTCACGATTTGAAAGGAATACACAAGGGTCGAGGAGGGAATGTGTTGTCTTTCGTATCACGGCTTAAATGGTTTTTCAAAGAGAGATGGCTGTACTATGCGGTAGCGATAAGTCTAATGACAATCGTGAGCCTGCTGCAGACCGTCCCGCCAAAAATGATCGGGAATACCGTTGACCGCATCCGCAGCGGGAACCTTACAGCATCGCAATTAAGCAGCACAGTACTGCTGCTGCTAGGCTTATCTTTGTTATTATATGTGCTCGTCTTTATCTGGATAACTACGCTGTACGGCAATTCTGTACTGATCGAGAAGCTGCTTCGCGGGCGGTTTCTGGCGCATCTCACACGGATGACGCCGTCGTTCTTCCAGCGCAACAATACCGGGCAGTTGATGGCGCTTGCGACTAATGATATTCTCGCAATCGGTAACACGGCCGGCTATGGGGTTATGACACTCGTGAACACCGTAGTCGGTGCTTCCGTCGTTATTATCACGATGGTATCCTTGATCGATTATAAGCTGATGATCGCTGCACTCCTTCCGCTGCCGCTTCTCGCCGTCGTGATCAGCAAGCTCGGCAAGCGTGTTCGGACTCGATTCCTTGCGGCGCAGGATGCGTTCGGTACGATGAACAACCACGCGCTGGAATCCATCTCCGGTATTCGCGTCATCCGTTCTTATGTGCAGGAGCATCATGACTTAACTGCATTCGATAGCGTGACGACCGATGTGCTGGAGCGGAACCGGGAAGTATCGAGTCTGAATGCGCTGTTCCAGCCGCTTATCTCGATTATTGTCGGCATCAGCTATACGATCGGTATCGGCTACGGCTCCTACCTGGTGTTTCACAAAGAGATTACGCTCGGACAGTTAATCTCGTTTAATATTTATTTAGGGATGTTAATCTGGCCGATGATTTCCTTCGGTGAGTTCATTAACGTGCTTCAACGTGGCAGCGCTTCCGCGGACCGGCTGCAGACTGCGTTCGATGAGCAGCCGGATCTTGCGGATCCAGCGAGGCCTGCTTCAGTGGCTCGCCCTGAACGGATTGAGATGAAAGGACTGACGTTCACCTATCCGGCGGCTAACCAGCCAAGTCTTAGGGATGTTAAATTCCAGCTGGAGCGCGGGCAGACGCTTGGCATTGTCGGTCGTACAGGAAGTGGGAAGAGTACGCTTCTGAAGCAGCTCCTCAGGCAGTATCCGTTAGAAGCGAATCGGCTGTTTATTTCGGGTGTGCCGATTGAACAGATCGCGATTGATCGCGTGAAAAGCTGGATTGGCTACGTGCCGCAGGAGCATCTTCTGTTATCCAAGTCGATCAGCGACAACATCGCGCTCGGCAAGCCGGATGCCTCCGAAGAAGAAATCCGGAGGGCGGTCGAAATGGCCTCGTTCACCTCGGACATCGCGGGCATGCCGGAAGGGCTCGGCACGATCGTCGGCGAGAATGGCGTCATGCTCTCCGGCGGTCAGAAGCAGCGGCTTGCGATTGCGCGAGCACTGTTAATCGACTCGGAGATATTGATGCTCGATGATTCGTTGTCAGCGGTAGATGCGCGGACGGAGAGTGAGATCCTGCACAACATTAGGCAGAATCGTGCGGGTAAGACGACATTGATCTCGACGCACCGGCTGTCTGCGGTCAGCCATGCGGATTGGATTCTCGTGCTCGATGAAGGTCGTGTCATTGAAGAGGGTACGCACGAGGAGCTCATGTTCTTCGGCGGATGGTATAAGCAGCAATGGGATCGGCAGCAGATGGAAGCGAGCTTGGAAGAGTAATGCAGCAATGCGCAAAATGCAGTAGTGCAGGATATTAGAACATCCAGGAGGTAGCTATGAACCAATCGACGACGAGACGGCTGCTTGGCTACGCGCTCGTCTACAAGTACCGGATTATTGCGGCGCTGCTCATCCTATGCTGTGCGGTTGGCGCGGAGCTTGCGGGACCTTTTATTACAAAGACGATCATCGATAAGCATCTTTCCATTAAAGAGAATGATCTGCCGGCTGTGCTGCGGCTGCTCGGACTTTATCTGGGGCTGCTGGTTACAGCGGGCGTCTGCAACTTTACACAATCCTATCTGCTGCAAATAACTGCGCTGCGGATTATTAAGAACATGCGGATGGACTTGATGCGCCATATTGGCCGGATACCTTTGCGTTATTTTGACAATACGCCGATTGGACAGGTTGTATCGCGGATTGCGAACGATACAGAAGCAGTGCGCGATCTGTTCATGAGCTTCATGGCGACATTCGTGGTGAGCGCGGTGCAGCTGACGGGGATATTCACAGCCTTGTTCATTCTTGACGCGCGGCTCGCGCTGTTCGCGCTCTTGCTGCCGCCGTTGTTCGCGGTCATCATGTACATTCACTTGAAGTATTCGAAAATCTTCATCACCATCATGCGAGCGCGCTTGAGTGACATGAATGCGATGATTAATGAGTCCATCGTCGTCATGCCGATTATCCAAGCATTCCGTCGCGAAAAGATAACGCTGGATGAGTTCGAGGTGCTGAACGAGGATCGCTACGTGAATCAAGTGAAGCAGTTCCGCGTGTTCTCGTTATCTTCGCGGAATATCGTCGGCACGATCGGCAGCTTGGTGACGGCTGGCGTTGTGTGGTATTTTGGCGGTCGCTCGCTGGAGACAGGCATTGAGTTCGGCGTGTTCTATGCGTTTATTGATTATTTGGGACGGGTTTTCCTGCCGATTATCGGGATCTTCGACCAGCTGACAAATGCTCAGCGGGCTTTCGTCTCCGCGGAGAAGGTGTTCGCGATTATGGATCTGGAAGGCTCAGAAGTGGACGATGCTTCGGGCGAAGGGCGTCCGGAAGGCGTCGTGAAGTTTGACGGTGTTACGTTCGCGTACAAGGAAGGCGAGAACGTGCTGAAGAACATCTCGTTTGAAGCACGCAAAGGGGAAACGGTAGCGTTGGTCGGTCACACCGGCTCGGGCAAAAGCTCCATCATGAACCTGCTGCTCGGCTTCTATGAGCCGCAGCATGGCGCGATTACGATCGACGGCCGCGATATTCGCGGCTTGTCGAAGCAGGCGCTGCGCAAGCACATGGGCATCGTGCTGCAGGATCCGTTCTTGTTCGCAGGCGACATTAAGTTTAATGTCAGCCTGTACAACAAGGACATTACGCTTGAGCGCGTGAAGAGCGCACTGCGTGATGTCGGCGCAGCTTCTTTCGTCGAGCAGCTGCCTGGCGGCTATGACGAGCCGGTTGTAGAGCGCGGCAATACGCTGTCGAGCGGACAGCGGCAGCTGATTTCTTTTGCGAGGGCGCTGGCGTTCGACCCGAGCATTCTCATTCTCGATGAGGCAACGGCGAGCATCGACAGCGAGACGGAGGGCCTCATCCAGCAGGCGCTGAAAGTCGTCAGCGAAGGCCGGACGACGCTTGTCATCGCGCATCGGCTCTCGACAATTCGCGAGGCCGATCAAATTCTCGTCCTGCACCGCGGCGAGATTGTCGAGCGCGGAAACCACCGCGAACTGATGACGCTGCAAGGCCGGTACTTTAAGATGTACCAGCTGCAGACCGGCGAAGGCCATGCAGCTGCCGCGCCGGGCAGCGGCGGCGCAGTCACAGCGTCGGCGGGGCCGATGGTGTAGCGTTTTGCGGGAGAGAGCAACGGAGGGAATCCGTTGCTCTTTTTTTGTTCGCCGCCGGGGTGGGGCGGCGGAGTGTTGCTAGCGTGGTGAGGAAGCAGGAACCCCACATAAGTGGGAGTAGCGCCGAAAGTGGAGCAGGAGAGGTAGTGGGAAAGCGCCAAAAGTGGAGCAAGAGAGGTAGTGGGAACACCACATTAGTGGAAAAGAGCCAAAAGTGGAGCAAGAGAGGTGGTGGGAACCTCACATCTGCGAGAAAGCAGCAAAAGTAGCTAAAGAGAGGTAGCAGGAACCTCACATTAGTGGAAAAGCGCCGAAAGTGGAGCAAGAGAGGTAATAGGAACCCCGCATCTGCGAGAAAGCAGCAAAAGTAACCAAAGAGAGGTAGCAGGAACCTCACATTAGTGGAATAACGCCGAAAGTGGAGCAAGAGAGGTAGTGTGTACCCCACATCTGCGAGAAAGCAGCAAAAGTAGCCAAAGAGAGGTAGCAGGAACCCCACATTAGTGAAAAATCGCCGAAAGTGGAGCAAGAGAGGTAGTAGAAACCCCACATTGATGGGAATGCAGGGGTATTCGGTTAATGTAGCTGGTTTAGTGGACTACATTGATGGAAATGTGGGGAGAAAAGGCAAAAGTAGCTGGTTTAGTGAACTACATTGATGGAAATGTGGGGAGAAAAGGTGAAAGAAGCTGGTTTAGTGGACTACATTGATGGAAATGTGGGTGAAAAGGTGAAAGAAGCTGGTTTGCTGGACTACATTGATGGAAAAGTGGGGAAAAAGGCGAAAGAAGCGAAAGAAGCTGGTTTGGTGGACTACATGAAATTGACGAGAGTGGAAGGAAAGGAACAGAGTACCCACACGAGAGATGAAGCTGACAAAGTAACCAAAGAGAAGTAGCAGGTACTCCGAATTAGCAGAAAAGCTGCGATGTCGAAACAAGAGCATCCCCCAGGGATCTACATTGGCGGAGGCGAGCGGTGGGAGGTAGTTGAATTTCTTGCGATACGGGCTAAATATTACTGCCCAAGGTCGTTTAGATCCACACTCTCCAGCTGCCAGGTACTCGGCAGCTGATCTCTGCCAGCGGAGGTTTTGCCGATCGCTGGGGAAAAGGGATGCGTAAGCGAAGCGCCGATCGTTTCGAATGAGAGTGACTTTGGTACGAAGTACCACGGGAACGATCATCGAAATGGACGGAACGAAGCGGAGTCATCCCTTTTAGTATATCGATGTGGCACCATAAACCGGAGTTTTCATGTAGAATAGAAGCATTGGATGAACTTTCCTCATGGGGAGGGGATTGGAATGAAGGAGCTTATTTTGCCGGACGGCACGCTGGATGCGAGCCGCATATGGCGCAGAGAAACATTATACACAGGGATGAACGGCAAAAGCGTAGAGAGAGTCTACCTTTCGCCGGAGTACACCGTGATCTATAAACCGCTCACGAACGAGAGTCAGCTGGGACAAGAGGGCTGGGTGTATGAGCATATTTTGCAGGGAATGGCCTTTCCTCCGATCTACCCGCAGCTGCTTGCGGCTTCAGGGGTAGCCGCTGGCGAGCAAAGCTGGCAGCTGTTCGAAGACTTGGGCGCGCTTACACACAGCTTCGAGGAGGAAGCGGCGCTTGAACTGATTGACCACATCGCTTGGTGGCACTCGCTGCCCGTGCAACACCTCATTGAACAGCCACTGCTTGGCCCAAAGCCGCATATCGAGGACATCGCCAAACAGGTGCTGAACAGGCGCGACGAGCTAACGGAAACATTAGCGGAGCAAATGTCCAATCCGCAAGCCTTGATTAAACAGCTTGAAGCACTGACACACAATAGCTCGCTGACAACCTACTGGACTCGAGACGTACTCTCTCACGGCGATTTGCACCTTGGCAACTATGTGCGAGTACAAGGCGTCGTCCGCGTGCTCGATTGGGAGCATGCTCATCTGAACAGTCGTTACTGGGATGTATACCACGCGATTGACTTGTCACATCCGGATTTCCCGAAAACAATGAGCACCCCGGTTCGCGAACGATTACTGGATCGCTACCTGGAGCAGGCGGCTGAACATGGAACGCAGCTGAACGCACGACATTTTAAACAAGGCTATTACCTATTCGCCTCACTTTTCTCGCTATGGATGCTGCTATTGATCGCTGGCGACCTGAAGCGGCTGGCAGGTGTTGATGGCAAATGGACGATCCGGCAGCTCACGTCGCAGCTGGAGGAAACGCTGGACAGCTTATGGCAATGCGCTCAAACATTGGGTGAAGGGGAGTTGCTGAAAAATGACGAGTAACGGCCGCACGAGCACGCAGCGAATCGCACTAGTAACAGGAGCAAGCGGAGGGATGGGCCGCGCGACCGCCGCGCTGCTCGCCGCCGAGCATGGCATGAAGGTCTACCTGCTGGTTCGAAACAAGGAGAAAGGGCAGGCCGCTGTTGATGAAGTGAATCGCAAGTCCGGGCGGCACGATGCCGAGCTGCTCCTATGCGACCTTGCTTCTCTGGCAAGCATCCGTGCTGCGGCTGCTGAGCTTACTGGCCGGACAAGCCGGCTCGACGTGCTCGTTAACAATGCAGGCGTCATTACGCTGCGAAGGGAAGAGACGAAAGATGGCTTCGAGCGGCAGCTTGGCGTGAACCATCTGGGTCATTTTTTGCTGACAGGGCTGCTGCTGCCACTGCTGCGGCAAAGTGATGCGGCGCGAATTGTTAATGTATCTTCCGGTGCGCATAAGATTGGGAAGATGAATTATGAGGACCCTGGCATGAAGCGGGATTTTGCAGTGTGGCGAGCGTACAGCAGGTCGAAGCTGGCGAATATTTGGTTCACCAAGGAGCTGGCAAGACTTCTTGAAGGAACAGGGATTCCGGTCTATGCGCTTCATCCCGGCGTCGTCTCCACCGATATTGGCGTGAATCGCGAAACCGGCTTTGGCAAGCTTGTCCATCAGCTCATGCGTCCATTCTTCCAGACGGCAGAAGAAGGTTCCGGGACGGCGGTGTACTTAGCCAGTTCAGAGCAAGTCAGCGGCAAATCCGGTGATTATTTCTACAAGAAGAAGCCGATTGCAGTGACGGAGCTGGCCGATTCCGTTGAGGCGGCGGGCCGTTTCTGGAGCTGGAGCGAGGGAGTCGTAGGTTTTCGGTACGATATTTAACGATAGGAGAGTGACATGCGATGAGCAAAATCCAATATCCACAGCTGCAAAGCCATTCGACAATCGGTGTAACCGCACCATCCTCCGGGGTAGATCCGAGCCGTTATCAATGGTTGGAGCAGACTCGTGAGCGACTAGGCGCCACCGGGTTGCAGGTTCAATTCGGAGACACGGTATGGACGCAAAATAAAGCGAAATCCGCGCCAGCAGCCAAGCGAGCAGAAGAGTTTAATGCGATGATACAAGCGGCTGATGTGGATTTGATCATACCGCCGTGGGGCGGCGAGCTGCTCATTGAACTCATAGACCAAGTGGAATATGACAAGCTGCCATGCAAATGGGTGATGGGTTACTCGGACCTCAGCGTGCTGCTGCTTGCCATTACGCTGAAGACGGGCATTGCGACAGCGCATGGAACGAATATCGTTGATCTTCGCGGCGAGGAGACCGATGAGCTGACTGCGATGTGGCGGCCCGTTCTGTCAACGAAGGCAGGCGGGTCCGTTATCCAGCGATCTTCCAGCTGCTATCAGAAAGAGTGGCCGATGGATAGTGGCCCGAGTGTGTTCAAGTTGACGGAGCCGACGACGTGGCGCACGCTATTGACAGGCGGACAACAGGCCGAGGGCAAGCTGCGGCTGGAAGGCAGACTCCTTGGCGGCTGCATCGATGTCATTCGGCACTTAATCGGTACACCTTATGGCGATGTAGCTGCCTTTAGAGAAGCATACATTCCGGGGGAGAAGCTGCTGTGGTACCTCGAGAACTGCGAGCTGAACACTGCGGATGTGCGCAGGTCGCTCGTTCAGATGAAGCTGGCAGGCTGGTTCGAGCATTGCTCCGGCATTATGTTCGGACGCAGCCCGGCGAATCGTCCGGTTGAGAATTATACGATTGAGGATGTCTATACTGATCTGGCAGACGAGCTCGGATTGCCGATCGTCTACGATATCGACTGCGGGCATGTGCCGCCGCAGCTGACGCTAATCAATGGTGCGTTTGCTGAAGTGGAAGTAGACGTTGATGCGGGCAGCGGAACGGTTAAGCAGTATTTTAGATAGGGCAGGTTCGAGGAGGAAAGCTGGTGCAAGGCTATAACTGTTTGATGGTATACAATCCGGAGATGGATCGGCTGCTCATGTGCAGGAGGCTGAAGGATCCGTACAAAGGGCTGAGCAACCTCGTCGGCGGCAAAATCGAACCAGGGGAAGCAGGCATGGACGGAGCCTACCGAGAGCTCGAAGAAGAGACGGGCATTCGCGCGGAAGATATCGTGCTGCATCATATCATGGATTTCAAGTATTACTTGCAGGATTGCTACGTGGAGGTTTACGCTGGCCGATTGAAGCGTCCCGTCACCGTAGAGGGCGACGAGAATGAGCTGTATTGGTCCGATCTGGACCATGATTTCTTCGACATGTCTCTCTATGCCGGGGAAGGAAATATTGGGCATATGATCGAGCAGGTGAACATGAGTAGGGCGCTGCTTGTGGATGGGAGCAACCATAGTACGGTGAGCCAGGACTGAACAGGGGCGCTGAAATTGGCGGGTAACGAACTCAGGGAACGCTATCTATTGGAGCAAAAGAAAGAGGTACACTGCCTTGCTGCATGCCAGCATGGCGATGTACCTCTTTTTAATTAGCTGTGCTGCAATCCGGCAGCTTCCGCAATAATCTCATATGACCGCAGACGAGTCGCATGGTCGTAAATCTGCGAAGTGACGATGAGCTCGTCTGCCATCGTCTCGCGCAGAATCTCCTGCAGCCGCGCTTCGACGGTGCTCTTGCTGCCGGCGATGGAGTACTTGAACTTGGACTGCAGAGCGTCCCGTTCATGCGGCATCCATAGCTCATCCATGTTGTCGATCGGCGGCTTCAGCTTGCCGGGGCGACCGCGGATGAGGCTGAGGAACTGCTGCTGCTGCGAGGTCGCGAGGAAGCGCGCTTCTTCATCGGTTTCGGCGGCGACGATGTTCACGCCGACCATAATGTACGGCTTCGCGAGCGCTTCGGACGGCTGGAAGACGCTGCGGTACAGATGAATCGCCGGCATCAAGTACTCCGGCGCAAAGTGGCTCGCGAACGAGAACGGCAGCCCGAGCTCGCCGGCCAGCTTCGCGCTGAAGCCGCTGGAGCCGAGCAGCCAGATCGGCACATCGACGCCTTCGCCAGGCGTCGCCCGCACAGGGCGATATTCATCCGCCGGCGGATGGAAGAAAGCGCGGAGCTCGGCGAGCAGCTCGGGGAATTCCTGCCCGTGCGTCGCGAGATCGCGCCGCAGCGCGCGCGCCGTCGTCTGGTCGGAGCCTGGAGCGCGGCCAAGGCCAAGGTCGATGCGGCCTGGGAACATCGACTCCAAGGTACCGAACTGCTCGGCGATGACAAGCGGCGCATGGTTCGGCAGCATAATACCGCCCGAGCCGACGCGGATGCGTTTCGTGCCGCCGGCCACGTAGCCGATGACAACGGAAGTGGCGGAGCTGGCGATGCCCGCCATATTGTGATGCTCCGCCAGCCAGTAGCGATTATAGCCTAGCTGCTCTGCATGCTGCGCGAGCTCAAGGGTATTGCGGAATGCATCCGCCGGCGTTGCGCCTTCAATAACGGGTGCAAGATCCAAGACGGAGAGTGGAACCTGTATAGGATTAGTCATAAAAATTCCTCCTGTATATAGAAGTGTAGTAATCAACCATTGCTCCGGTCGCAGCCCCTATGTCAAAGAAAATCGAAAAAAGTAGAATGCTGCAGTATCCATATTTAAGCTGGAATTCTATACCTTGACAACCGATTGCACACCTTTAAAATAGGTTAATAACTGCAGCATGAATCTTTCCTCATGTCATCTATTCCATTCAGGGAGGACTTGGCAGATGAGCAGTACCATTGAAGACTTACTCATGGACAAAGCGAGCAGCGCAGATTGCGGTACGATTGTGTACTCGCCGGGCGGACAGTATGGGCCGCGTTATCAGCAGGACCTGCAGCTCGTGCTGCTTCACACCGGGCATCTGAACGTCACCATCGATGATACGAGTCATACGGTAACTCCGGGAAATGTCGTACTGCTAAAGCCGGGGCACCTCGAGTTCTTCGAATTCGCACATGACCAAGAGACTTGGCATCGCTGGATTAATGTCAGAGTTCCAGAGTTCTCCGAGGAGTATGAGCAGCAGCTTGGCGACCTTCCGTTCATCATACCAATCTCGGCAGAGCTAAACAAGCTGACGGACCTGATGCTAGACATGAAGCCGGGCGCAACTACAGAGAGTCCGCAGATGCGCTGTATCGGGCTGGCCGCGCTCTATCAGTTCTCTCACGAGAATAAGCGGGAGAATCGGGCAACAGGGCTGCATGCATCGGTAGCGAAGGCCAAGAACGTCATTCACGATCGGTATGCGGAGGATTGGACATTGAGTGGGCTGGCGGAGCAGGTGAATGTTACGCCGGAGCACCTCATCCGGTTATTTCATACCCATGAGAACACGACTCCGATGAAATACTTATGGCATTATCGCGTGCGCCAAGCCGCCGAAATGCTGCATACGACAGGCGATTCCGTGACGGAAATCGCGCTGCGCTGCGGCTTCAAGTCGCCGATTCATTTCTCCAGATGCTTGAAGCAGCGTACAGGCAAATCGCCTACAGAGATTCGAAGAGATTCGTGGCAGCCGAAGTGACCCTCCTTACATATGCCTAAACAAACAGCCTGCGTGTGTCATGCGCGAGGCTGTTTTTTGTGTGTGGAATTATGCAAAATTTGACGAATCCGCACGTATCAATTCTGGTTCATTTTCCGTCAATTGGGTGGTATTGTCCACCTATCATACAGGTGTTATTCTTCTCTTCGATAGTATAATAGCGCTTACACAAACGCGCAGCTGCGGAGGGGTAGCCTTGAAAAAAGGAATTAGCTTGTTGGTAACACTAAGCTTCTTAACCACGTACTTGGTTGGTTGCAGCACGGATTCAGGCGGCAATACCACATCACAGTCGAACAGCAGCAGCTCAGCATCAGGAAGCAAGAAAACAATTACCTTATGGACGTTCGCCGACACGCACAAGCAATATTATGACGAGATGAAAGCCAAGTACGAGAAGGATCACCCGGATGTTAACATCAAGATCGAATTGCTCGAGTATACGGCGCTTTATGATAAATATACCGTAATCGCGCAATCCGGCGGCAAAGGCGCGCCGGACTTGATCGACGTTGAGCAAGGCGCATTCCCGAGATATATTAAAGGCGATGTGCCATTCGAGCCGCTTAACAGCTACCTAGAAACAGCGGACCTGTCGAATGCGATTCCGAAGGGTCGCCTCGATCTCTACACAGTGAACAGCAATATCTATGGCATTGAGATCGCAGCCTGCGTATCCGCGCTGTATTACCGGAAGGACCTATATGACGCGGCCGGCGTTGACGTCTCGAAGCTGAAGACGTGGAGCGAGTTCATGGAAGCGTCCAAGCCGCTGCTCGGCAAGGACAAGTTCGTGCTAAGCGGCTCGGAGAAGGACCAAGGCCTGTTCGAGCAGCTGCTTC
This window harbors:
- a CDS encoding AraC family transcriptional regulator, translated to MSSTIEDLLMDKASSADCGTIVYSPGGQYGPRYQQDLQLVLLHTGHLNVTIDDTSHTVTPGNVVLLKPGHLEFFEFAHDQETWHRWINVRVPEFSEEYEQQLGDLPFIIPISAELNKLTDLMLDMKPGATTESPQMRCIGLAALYQFSHENKRENRATGLHASVAKAKNVIHDRYAEDWTLSGLAEQVNVTPEHLIRLFHTHENTTPMKYLWHYRVRQAAEMLHTTGDSVTEIALRCGFKSPIHFSRCLKQRTGKSPTEIRRDSWQPK
- a CDS encoding LLM class flavin-dependent oxidoreductase, translated to MTNPIQVPLSVLDLAPVIEGATPADAFRNTLELAQHAEQLGYNRYWLAEHHNMAGIASSATSVVIGYVAGGTKRIRVGSGGIMLPNHAPLVIAEQFGTLESMFPGRIDLGLGRAPGSDQTTARALRRDLATHGQEFPELLAELRAFFHPPADEYRPVRATPGEGVDVPIWLLGSSGFSAKLAGELGLPFSFASHFAPEYLMPAIHLYRSVFQPSEALAKPYIMVGVNIVAAETDEEARFLATSQQQQFLSLIRGRPGKLKPPIDNMDELWMPHERDALQSKFKYSIAGSKSTVEARLQEILRETMADELIVTSQIYDHATRLRSYEIIAEAAGLQHS